AAATTGAAAATTCTGAAACTGGTGAAATCTGTAAACGAAAACCATGGGAGTGGCTTGTCAATGGCGAAGAACTGGAAGAAAACCCCGAACACACAGCGGAGCAGGCGCAGGCCGACTTCAACGCGCTCAAGGAGTGAGTGGTACGCCCACAAGCGTCGGATCGCCGCGCCGATCACGAACGCAAGGGCGACACTCCGTAATTGTGGGCACATCGTCCCTTGTGACCTCTGCGCCAGCGAGGTTGACACAGGAAACCTTGCCGACCTCGAGCAAGAGTACCTCCTACGGTTCTCAGAATGGCAGGAAAGACATTCGCAAGGCTCGAGGGAACAGGCTGGGGACTACGAAGAGAGATTCAAGGAATGGTGGCTTACACGCCTCCGAGCTTCTCGGGGATGCGTACTACGAGAAACCGACCTCCTCCAAGAACAGTTCAAAAGGCTTATCCCCGTCACCAAAGCGCAGCACGGTCTCACCTACAAGGGAGCCGTTGGAAAAGCGCTGCAAGGAACGTCCTGACAGTCGCGAAGCAAGAAAGGGTAACGGGGGCTCTAGGCCCTTCGTTCCATGGTGCGATAGAAAAAAAACGACTAATCCAAAAAACAGCGAAACCAAGGGGGGGCAATGCCTCCCCTTTTGTTGTCAACAATAGCCTGAAAACGGAAACTCCAAATATTGGAGTTTTCAGGCGGGGAACCTGCCAAAACCCAGCATAGCTAGCTATTCGTCCAAGACGCGCGGTAAAGGCAAAAAATAGCCCGACAAAATCAGGAAAAAATTGACAACTTAAGGCTGAACTGCAAAGGAATAGTCAAAAAAGCTATGGACAACCTAAAGAATGTGTGAGACACAATATGTAGTGCGCATCCTGCGCACGGGTTAGCGCATTTATCTAGTAATATCAGGTAAATAGTACTGATTTTCAGAGTTTCTATATGCTATGAGTGCGCGCTATTTCCAACTGCTACTATAGTTAGAAAACAGTGGTAACTTTGCCTAACCACCGTTCGCCAACAAAACCAGAGCGACACTGTATAGAGCACGATGTATTCCAAGATGGTAACAGCTTTAGGAACAGTGCTTTATTGGACCTCAGTCACAGGACTGGCCTGCGACGGCCTTGAATGGAAGGCCTCCAAAGAGGTCTTCCAAGGGAAGATGCTGTAGGAACAGTAATGATGTTCCTACCTTGAATCTCACGAGGTATCACCATTTAAGAAACGCTCTCACGGAATACTTAGAAAAAGGCTTGCAACCCTGTTTGCGCACGCCCAAGGATCAACGCATGTACATCGTGCGTGCCCTCATATGTGTTGACTGTTTCAAGATTCATCATGTGGCGTATAACCTGAAATTCCAGCGAAATACCGTTTCCACCATGCATATCACGGGCGTGGCGTGCGATTTCGAGTGCTTTTCCACAGTTATTTCTTTTCACAATTGAAATCATTTCAGGAGCTGCTTTGGCCTGATCCATCAAGCGACCTACTTGCAATGAAGCTTGAAGACCTAACGAAATTTCGGTCTGCATATTGGCGAGTTTCAATTGGAATAACTGCGTTTGTGCCAATGGTCGATTAAACTGGTGCCGGTCCAACCCATATTGACGCGCGGCGTGCCAACAGGCTTCAGCAGCCCCCATTGCACCCCAGCTGATGCCGTAACGCGCACGGTTCAAGCAACCAAATGGACCTTTTAGCCCCTGGACATGAGGCAGCAATGCATCCTCACCAACCTCAACACCGTCCATCACAATTTCACCCGTGATTGATGCTCGCAACGACATCTTGTTTTCAATTTTCGGCGCTGTCAGGCCCTTCATGCCTTTGTCGAGGATGAAGCCACGTATTTTATTCCCGTGTTCCTCTGATTTTGCCCAAACAACAAACACGTCCGCAATCGGTGCATTTGAAATCCACATTTTGGATCCGGTCAGTTTATACCCGTTTTTTGTCTTTTCGGCGCGCGTTTTCATGCCCGAAGGATCAGACCCGGCATCCGGCTCTGTCAGGCCAAAACATCCAATAAATTCGCCGCTCGCCAATTTAGGCAAGTACTTCTGCCGTTGCTCTTCACTTCCGTAAGCATAAATTGGGTACATAACCAATGAACTTTGAACAGACATCATTGACCGATAGCCGGAGTCTACACGTTCTACTTCCCGGGCAACCAAACCGTAGGCAACGTAGCTGCCGCCCAATCCACCGTACTCCTCGGGAATCGTTGTACCGAGCAGACCCATGTCTCCCATTTCCCGAAAGATTGAGGGATCGCATTCTTCGTTGGCATATGCACTGTTCACGCGGGGTTGCAATTTTTCCTGCGAATAGGCCCGTGCCGAGTCCGCAATCATTCGCTCGTCTTCACTAAGCTGGTCACTTAGACGTAAGGGATCGGTCCAGTCAAAACTGCTCAGATCCGGCGCATCTTTGGCGCGAAGCTCCGGTTTGGTATGGGCCATTTCTCTATTTCCTTCCTCAAAGTCTCTTTTGAAATGACTTTAGACTCGAACAATTGACAAAAACAGCGAGACTTTAACACAAAAGTATGAGTATTTATCATACATGGTTACACCGCGACGTTTACTCCCCTCTATCTCTTCGCTCCGCGCTCTGGAGGCACTAGATCGTCTTCAGTCAGCTTCAGCGGTTGCTGAAGAACTGTCCCTAACTCAGAGTGCCGTAAGCAGGCAATTACAAACACTTGAGCGGCAATTGGGTATGGAGCTGATCATTCGAGAGAAGAAACGCCTGTCGTTAACCCAAGAGGCGCAGGAATATGCTGCCGAAGTCCGGCAATCGCTCTCTCAAATAGCTCAGTCGACTTTGAGATTACAAACTTCCCCAATGGCTGGCACGCTTAGTCTGGCTATTCTTCCTGCATTTGGCATGCGTTGGCTGATGCCGCGATTGCCGGATTTTTCCCGGTTGCACCCTGATGTAACAATAAACATGGCCACTCGGCTTAAAGAGTTTAATTTCTCTGGGGAACCATTTGATGCCGCAATACATTTTGGTTACGCCGAATGGCCCGGCACCCAGTCACTTCTATTGAAACACGAACAAGTTTTGCCAGTTTGCGCCCCGTCTTTATTGGGCAAAATGAAGATTTCATGCCCATTGGATATTTTGAAATTGCCGTTGCTCCATATTCAAACCCGCCCGCAGGCATGGGGAACCTGGTTTTCGGAACAGGCAGGCGTGTCGCAACAGTCGGTATCGGGAACGATGTATGACCAATTCGCAACTATTACCCAAGCCGCTTTGCATGGGCTTGGCGTCGCCTTGATGCCTGATTATCTGGTTGAACAAGAATTAGCCGCTGGAAGCTTGATCGCCTTGCACCCTGCCCCAGTCGAAACCAGCGGCGCTTATTATTTGGTCTGGCCCGAGAGCAAGTCCCGTCACGCTGCCTTAACCAAATTTCGGCATTGGTTAGCGACGCAGTCACAGCCCGAGGACCCGTTACCGAGGTGACCGGGTGACCTGCACAGCATCGAACCTTTGGGGTTTTACTTCGGTAAAACCTCTGTCAATTCAGTCCGGAAACGGCGCATATTGTCCTGATAGTGCAAGGCACTGTTGGTCAGACTTTTTTCCATGTCGGCATCCACAGAACGTATCACTCTTCCTGGAGATCCCATGACCAATGAATTATCCGGGATCTCCTTATTCTCCGTAATCAAAGCGCCCGCACCGATTAAGCAGTTCTTACCAATCTTGGCTCCGTTCAGCACGATCGCTCCCATTCCAATCAATGTATTATCGCCAATTGTGCATCCGTGCAGCATGACCTTGTGGCCAATTGTGCAATTCTGACCGATGGTCAACGGGTAACCGGCATCGACATGCATGATGCAATCTTCTTGCACGTTCGACCCCAGCCCGACCCGGATTTCTTCATGGTCAGCGCGAATAGTGCAGCCAAACCAGATCGAGGCACCCTGCCCGACCAAAACCTGGCCAATCAAATTGGCATCTGGTGCCACCCAAGTGTCACTGTGAATTTGCGGTACATGCTCACCCAAGGCATAAATAGTCATGACTGTTCCTCAAATTCGGTTTGAAGTTTACGCACATGATCTGTCAAACTGGGTTGCTGGATACGACGTAACCGGGTCGCTGTGATAATTGTTTTAAGACGCTCTTCGGTCATATCCAGATTATCGTTGATCAACACATGATCGTAGCCGTCCCAATGGGAAATTTCGTCCCAACTTTTCATCATTCGGCGTGAAATCGTTTCGGCATCATCCTGGCCTCTGTTTTCCAACCGTCTACGTAGCTCGATTATTGAAGGTGGAAGGAGGAAGATTGACAATGTGTGCTGGCCAAGAACCGAGTTGCGGATCTGTTGGGCGCCTTGCCAATCGATGTCAAACAGCACGTCTTCGCCCGCATCAATTGCGGTTTGAACCGGTCCTTTTGGCGACCCATAAAAATTGCCAAAAACATGCGCATGCTCCAGCATTTCTCCAGAAGCCACTGCCGATTTAAAATCACTTTCTGCAGTGAACTTATAATCAGTCCCATCCACCTCGCCACTGCGTGGTGCCCGAGTGGTCGCAGAGACAGAGAACCTAATACTTGGATCCCACGCCCGTAAGCGTTTGGCCAGCGTGGATTTTCCCGCTCCAGATGGGGAAGATAGGATGATCAATAGGCCGCGCCGTTCTGTCATGACGTGCTCTCCTTGTTCTTATTCTATGTTTTGGACCTGCTCACGCATCTGATCGATAATGGCTTTCAGTTCAAGCCCGGTAGCCGTTAGATCGCTGTTCTGGGCTTTTGAGCACAGTGTGTTGGCCTCGCGGTTGAATTCTTGCATCAAAAAATCAAACTTGCGTCCAACTGCACCGCCTTTGGTCAGCAATTCCCGCGCGGCCGCGACATGTGCACCCAATCGGTCGATCTCTTCTGTGACATCTGATTTGACGGCTAAAATAGCCAATTCTTGGGCGACACGTGCGGCGTCGGCTCCTTCGGTATTGTCTAAAACTTTCGCTAGATTCACCTGCAACGCTGCTGCTACCAGAGGCTTGCGAGCCTCGGCCTGACCGGCAGAAAGTGCCCTTAACTGTTCAACTTGGGTCAATTGTTTGGTTAATATTTCAGCCAGCGCCGCCCCTTCGGTTTCACGCATTTGCACGAACTCTGACACAAGAGTTGCGAATTCCTTAGCCAATTCCTTAACAAGGGGAGCAGGATCATCTTGGACATTGGTCAGTTCAAAAACTCCGCGCTGGGACAGGATATCTGCGGCACTGGATGGGGCCAAATTAAGGCCGGCTGCATCAGCGGACGCTTCGATGTCGGACAGTGCTTTCACGATCGACGTCACGACAGCTGCGTTTACTTCCAGCTGTGAACCGGTGTCGTCAGCACGTGACACGCGGAGCGCCAGA
This portion of the Parasedimentitalea marina genome encodes:
- a CDS encoding YicC/YloC family endoribonuclease, whose product is MTLRSMTGFASSQGSLGPHSWSWEIRSVNAKGLDLRLRVPDWLDGLETQLRSQLGKALARGNVSLALRVSRADDTGSQLEVNAAVVTSIVKALSDIEASADAAGLNLAPSSAADILSQRGVFELTNVQDDPAPLVKELAKEFATLVSEFVQMRETEGAALAEILTKQLTQVEQLRALSAGQAEARKPLVAAALQVNLAKVLDNTEGADAARVAQELAILAVKSDVTEEIDRLGAHVAAARELLTKGGAVGRKFDFLMQEFNREANTLCSKAQNSDLTATGLELKAIIDQMREQVQNIE
- a CDS encoding acyl-CoA dehydrogenase, whose amino-acid sequence is MAHTKPELRAKDAPDLSSFDWTDPLRLSDQLSEDERMIADSARAYSQEKLQPRVNSAYANEECDPSIFREMGDMGLLGTTIPEEYGGLGGSYVAYGLVAREVERVDSGYRSMMSVQSSLVMYPIYAYGSEEQRQKYLPKLASGEFIGCFGLTEPDAGSDPSGMKTRAEKTKNGYKLTGSKMWISNAPIADVFVVWAKSEEHGNKIRGFILDKGMKGLTAPKIENKMSLRASITGEIVMDGVEVGEDALLPHVQGLKGPFGCLNRARYGISWGAMGAAEACWHAARQYGLDRHQFNRPLAQTQLFQLKLANMQTEISLGLQASLQVGRLMDQAKAAPEMISIVKRNNCGKALEIARHARDMHGGNGISLEFQVIRHMMNLETVNTYEGTHDVHALILGRAQTGLQAFF
- the gmk gene encoding guanylate kinase produces the protein MTERRGLLIILSSPSGAGKSTLAKRLRAWDPSIRFSVSATTRAPRSGEVDGTDYKFTAESDFKSAVASGEMLEHAHVFGNFYGSPKGPVQTAIDAGEDVLFDIDWQGAQQIRNSVLGQHTLSIFLLPPSIIELRRRLENRGQDDAETISRRMMKSWDEISHWDGYDHVLINDNLDMTEERLKTIITATRLRRIQQPSLTDHVRKLQTEFEEQS
- a CDS encoding LysR family transcriptional regulator is translated as MVTPRRLLPSISSLRALEALDRLQSASAVAEELSLTQSAVSRQLQTLERQLGMELIIREKKRLSLTQEAQEYAAEVRQSLSQIAQSTLRLQTSPMAGTLSLAILPAFGMRWLMPRLPDFSRLHPDVTINMATRLKEFNFSGEPFDAAIHFGYAEWPGTQSLLLKHEQVLPVCAPSLLGKMKISCPLDILKLPLLHIQTRPQAWGTWFSEQAGVSQQSVSGTMYDQFATITQAALHGLGVALMPDYLVEQELAAGSLIALHPAPVETSGAYYLVWPESKSRHAALTKFRHWLATQSQPEDPLPR
- a CDS encoding gamma carbonic anhydrase family protein, translated to MTIYALGEHVPQIHSDTWVAPDANLIGQVLVGQGASIWFGCTIRADHEEIRVGLGSNVQEDCIMHVDAGYPLTIGQNCTIGHKVMLHGCTIGDNTLIGMGAIVLNGAKIGKNCLIGAGALITENKEIPDNSLVMGSPGRVIRSVDADMEKSLTNSALHYQDNMRRFRTELTEVLPK